The region TTAACCTAATCTCTAAATTTTAAATGTTATAACTTGTTTTTTTGAATATTAAGTAGTTTTGATACAAATGACAAAATTGGTTGGTTGTAAACACCTTCGAGTTATTGTTTCTATTTAAAGTTGTATACTTGGAAAGCAAATAATTATTAACAGGTATCATATACAATCCATATATAAAAAAAACACCGCTAACTGATCATGGATTACTTCCCGGTCATACTTTTATTTTTTGCGCTGCTTGTTTTCATCACAAGAACGTTCACGGTTTTATTGCATGAACTTGGGCATGCAATTCCGGCAATACTTATGTCAAAAAAAGCCGTTACAATTTATATTGGTTCTTATGGTGACCCAAAAAAGAGCTGGCATTTTAAATTAGGGCTTTTAGAAGTATGGTTTAAGTATAACCCATTTTTATGGCGCCTTGGCCTCTGTATTCCGTCGGCAACACAGATGTCTATAAATAAACAAATCATTTACATCTTAACAGGACCTTTAACATCACTAATGATGGCAATAGTTGCATACTATTTTACATTAACAGATGACGTTAATAGTTTTCTAAGAATAATTCTCATAATTTTTATAGGGTCATCAATTTTGGATTTATTAATAAATCTAATACCTAATTCAAACCCCATAAAACTTTATGACGGCAGTTTCGCCTTTAATGATGGCTATCGATTATTAGAACTCTTTTACTACAAAAAATTTCCTAAAGAATATATGGTCGCTGCTGATCTATACAACCAACAAAACTACGCAGAGGCCGCCATCAAATTTAACAGCATTTTAAAAAGTGGGCTGAAGAATGAAAATATTTATAGATTAACAATAGCAAGCTTTTTGCAGGTGAAAAATTATAAACAAGCAAAAGAAATATCTGACGAATTTATGATTCATGGTAGTTTAAATTCCGATGATTTTGCAAACACTGCCATTTCTTATTCACATTTAAACGACCATGACAAGGCAATTGAATTTTATAATAAATCTTTAGAAATAAATCCAAAAAATAAATATTCTTTGAATAACAAAGGATTTACTTTAAATATTCTTGAAAAATATGAAGAAGCAATACCGATGTTTGACAAAGCGATTGCGATTGATACCGCATTTGCCTATTCATACAATAACAGAGGGCTCGCAAAAATAAAAATTGGTAAGCTAGAAGAAGGACTTAAAGACATTAATTATTCACTCAAACTTGATGAAAATAATGCTTATAGTTATCGTAATCTTGGTATCTACTTTTTCGATATAAAAGAATATGCAACTGCATTGGAATTATTTACTAAAGCCAAGGAACTTGATAATTCAACATACCAGATAGACGAACTGATTTATCAAGCAGGAATCCAAATACCTAAATAGCAAAATCGTTAACACACCTGCCGTCGTCCGGTCTCAAAATAGCCGACTTGATTTTATAATGAACCCCACACTTTAAATTTCTATTAAAATCAATTTTACTAATTCAGTCTAATCGGATTTGACTTTGTTTCAGGATTATAAACGAATCCTACCCCTTTAGGTTTACCTACCAATCAGGCAGGGGTAGCATATTTTTAACACCACCCTCTCCCAAGATCGAACAGAACCCCGTAGGTTTACCTACCGACCAGGCAGGGGTACCATATTTTTAACAAAACACCCTCCCAGAACCGAATCCTACCCCTTTAGGTTTACCTACCGATCAGGCAGGGGTTCCATATTTTTAACAAACACTGTCCCAAAACTGCATTCTACCCCTTTAGGT is a window of Bacteroidota bacterium DNA encoding:
- a CDS encoding tetratricopeptide repeat protein → MSKKAVTIYIGSYGDPKKSWHFKLGLLEVWFKYNPFLWRLGLCIPSATQMSINKQIIYILTGPLTSLMMAIVAYYFTLTDDVNSFLRIILIIFIGSSILDLLINLIPNSNPIKLYDGSFAFNDGYRLLELFYYKKFPKEYMVAADLYNQQNYAEAAIKFNSILKSGLKNENIYRLTIASFLQVKNYKQAKEISDEFMIHGSLNSDDFANTAISYSHLNDHDKAIEFYNKSLEINPKNKYSLNNKGFTLNILEKYEEAIPMFDKAIAIDTAFAYSYNNRGLAKIKIGKLEEGLKDINYSLKLDENNAYSYRNLGIYFFDIKEYATALELFTKAKELDNSTYQIDELIYQAGIQIPK